The sequence CTTGATTTATCCTTTGGCCCTGTGATTTCATAGCTGGCAGAACTTGTCGTTGTGGCTGCAGAATTGTTGGAAAGGGGATGGGATCAGCTGTGCTTTACAGCATTGCCTCAGTAGTGACTAATGGAAGAGGGTGGGAAACCAGAGCAGCTGAGTAAAAGCAAATAGAAAGGTCATTCAACTGGAGTGGTATAATGGGCTACTGACCTTGTATTTTGACATGAGTGTCTTTTGTGGGGATTTCCAGCACTCCTTGTAGACAAAATCTGATGGGTATTGACTGACTCATTCAAAAATATTGGGTTTTGTATGTGGTGACTTTCTTCAGTTCTTCCTAACTTTTCTGATAAAGATTGAGAGTTGATCTTGATGGTTTGGGGAGTCAGCTTTCCACTGAAGCTAACTTTCTGATGTTTAAAAGTCTTGTTCTGTTGCTACAGGGCTTTGAGGCAGTGTTTGGCCTCTGCTTTCTAGGTATGTGACTCATACCTTAAAAGCATCTTGGTCTGTGCTGTTTTGCAGCCTgagaaagaaagacaagaaGGCTTTTCTTTATACTGGAGTGGTTTGGAAATGTGACACTGGCAAAGTAATCTCTGGGAATTTGCAGGGAATGGAGTTGAAGGTGCATAACTCTAACTTAATTTGAATTTCTAAAATATCAGGAAAATCTTGTTTAAAATGTAAGCTGTAAGACTTGGTAAAGCTGTTTGAAATCTGGAATTAAGTGGGCTCTGAACTGTGATATATAATATAGAATTATATTGCTATTTAGATGTCTATGTCTAAATGCCTCTAGTATTCTTTAAATGTTGCCTCtaatttttcaggaaataagGATATATATACTTGGGTGGAATGGAGTAAATGAAAGTAATCTGTGTATATTGGAGACTAATTGATACACAGCAGGAGACTGACTTTGGGTTTAGGTGTTCCAGTAAAAAGAGTGTGAAAACTTCAGTGGCACCATTTTACAGATCCTTTGGGTTTAATGTTTGAGCCCACTATATTTTCTGAGTAACTGGAAAGGAATTGTTATAGATAAGTAAATGgttggctctcacaattaagggGTAAACATTATATGTAtgttaaaagaagttttataaaTGTATAGTTATGTTACTGCACTGTGCTCCCCCCAGTATGTGTTATCATGGAATGGTCTTGGTAatctggggatttgggaaggttGGCTTGTTACTATGGCagcacctgacctccaatcagAATGTAAGAAAGTTACTTCTACCACTGGACAACAAGGAAGGAGTTGACTGACAAGGCTCTAGGAGGGGCTAGAGATATAAAAGGCGAAGCATCCATTTTGAAGATAAGCCAGCCATGTGGTAGGCAGCCACGAGGGAGGTTCCCACGCCTGTTCttccttatttagtccttttgcTGTATTATTGttaaggtttattaaacctttaaatttttttaagtgagcAGTTGTTTCTCACAGAATGGAAATGGAGTGGGCAAGCAGATTTACTACAGGgagaaatgcaaacaaagaGATGGAAGGAGTAAAGGTAAGTTGCCAGTGAGATGCTGCTCTCTGGTACATGTAGGGAAATGGCATGGCTTCAAAGGATGTGTGCTTTGCCACCTCTGTAAGGCATCTCAtgtctgttttcccttttttttttatctagtAGAGCACTAATGCCTTCTCAGTGGGCTGTAGTGGGAGGTTGAGGCTTATGGGTTTATTCTCTCCTACTGACACTTGCTGATCGACATGTTTGGCTCTCTGGTCTGTATCCCCTCCTTTGCACAGGTATGTCTGTGCCTCACACCCTCTCTTCCGGGAGTCCTCCTGTGCTCCTCCGTGTGCTTTCTGGGGGAGGTAGGGCCTCTCAGAGCCCTCACTAGCGATTGAAGATTAATGAACTTTCTTTCCAGCTGTGTCACGAAAACAAAGGGCTGTTGTGTTCAGCCTTTGTCCTTGCTATGTGCAGGAGCCCTTCAAGAAGCAGCTCTTCCTCCCCTCTATTCCAACCAGCATCTGCATGTTTGctactttgtttttattagtAGATAGTACTGAATAAAGTGCATATTTGTGTGGTTTTCTAACTGTACAATTTATTGTTTGTGATACCTTGGGTGCAAAGAACTAACAAAACACTATTTTGAGTACCCAAACGGTTATGAGATGCTTAAAGTAAATAAGGAAAAGGTGAATAAATTGCTGCAAGTGAAATGATGCTTAAAACACTTGATCTGAAAATGttacttatatttttttcaagatgaaGTTCActataaaataacatttactgTGACATGCTTTTGAATTTGTTTACGTTAGGATAAATTCAGTTAAGACTGAATCCAGTAGACTGTCTTGCATGTCATGGACCTGCTTGTGTCTCTTCATTTTGCAATGCCTGCTTTTCTGGTCCTGTCATGGGTAAAAGGGGCTTCTGtatgtatttcaaaatgccTTGAGCATCTAGGGAAAGAGCCTGTTGTTACTGTGTCATAGCAAACTTTATAATTCAGTCCCCAAAAATCaaagacaaatatttcattaactttttgcttttatttcagactATATTTACTCAGTTAATGAATGAGAGAACTTCCACGTGGGCACATACTATTACATAGTAAGCCTTATTTACATGCAACAAACTGCTTGAACTCGTACTTGACAGTTCAAGGAGTGGCTCCCTCATCCCCCAGGGAAGAGTAAAGTTTTAAATAACACTTACTGataaaaggaagcaaattaaGAGTTCTCAGTTAATCAATTTTATCTATACCCTACACAAGTTGCAATACAGACACTTCTCTCACttgtttaatttgcttttagGTCATGCTTGTTGGTGGAAGGCTAATCTATTAGCAAACTTGTGTGTGAAACTTTACTCCTTTTGCAAGATCTTAGAAATAACTGAATGTCCCAGTTTcaggaaaatttgggagaaaacctccagaaggagcccccagaaagcaaactcccatggcccctcccccccacctggttcaggaagaatttcctcagagagtagtggaaaaaaactgtttatttaacaggcaaagcactccccagcacaaaaaaaaatgaacaacaccagatgacaaaaattctttcactgctctgaagagatgacaaattccgaaagtctctcctgggagtggtcacCCAGTTATTGGTCTCcagcgctggggatggctgctgcaggtcacaaaatgcaggctctTGGTGTTTCTcggtgtttcccaggtcccagtcTGGAGCAGGTTCGAAtggtattcaggaaagggaaagaaaatagtccagggaaaaaaattggactgcctagctaaactaactaataagcaaaagcaagagcaaaagcaaaaagcaggagCGAGTGCAAAgcgaaagcaagcaagcaagccctagcctctcctagacacagaccatggggggagtTGAGccagctgataacaagacaaaacaaattttcacttttctgagccagtcctgaaggcacagaacataatatcaaaCATAGACAGAACACACaattggggatacaagcaccataacgtcaccctaggacaccgGAGTATAccaaaacagtggaaaaaattTAAACCTACCTGTATGTATGGGATAATCACAAAGGTGGTTGACGGAGGAAAAAGTCATTAATGTTTATTCACTATCTAATAGCAATTGAGGATTTGCTGGGCTAAACCAGCCCAAGAAACATTGCTAAAATAGTTTGTGGCTATAAGTATCAGAGGCATGTTTGGAAATAATAGGTTTGTTACTGGTTTTGCTGATGTGGCTTGCAGAGATGCAAACAGCTGCTTCTGGTTTCATCCTGGTTTCTTGAAACTCTCAAACAGCTTAGATGGCTTTCTTGTGGCTTTCTAAACTTGGATGTCTTGCTAAACTTGTATATGTTTCCTTTAAACAGGttgcaaaataaaagcactaAGGGCCAAGACAAATACTTACATTAAGACCCCTGTTCGTGGAGAAGAACCCGTCTTTGTTGTCACTGGGCGAAAGGAGGATGTAGCCATGGCTAAAATGGAAATTCTCTCAGCTGCTGAACACTTCTCCATGATCAGAGCATCACGCAACAAGAGtggtcctgccctgggaggcCTGCCATGTACCCCTAACCTGCCAGGTCAGATGACAGTCCAAGTCAGGGTGCCTTACCGTGTAGTTGGGCTGGTGGTTGGACCAAAAGGAGCTACAATCAAAAGAATTCAGCAGCAGACCCATACCTACATAGTCACCCCCAGCAGGGACAAGGAGCCAGTCTTCGAAGTCACAGGAATGCCTGAAAATGTCAATTGTGCACGTGAGGAGATAGAGATGCATATAGCCATGCGTACTGGGAACTACATCAAGCTGAATAAAGAGAATGATTTCCACTACAATAGTACAGATGTGAGTTTTGAAGGAGGCACTCTCAGGTCTGCATGGCTTGCTTCTAATCCTGTCCCTCTTAGTTGCACCAGAATGATTTCTAATTATAGGAAtgacagctccagctccttggGAAGTAGTTCCACAGATTCCTGTTTTGGAAGCAATAGATTGGCTGACTTCAGCCCAACAAGTCCGTTCAGCACAAGCAACTTTTGGTTTGGAGAAACGTTGCCTTCAGTGGGCACGGAAGACCTCGCAGTTGACTCTCCTGTGTATGACTCCTTATCAATGCCTTCCCAAACCATTTGGACTCCTTTTGAACCTGTAAACCCTCTCCCTGGCTTTGGTAGTGACCCTGCTATTAATACCAAGCCTCAATGCCGAGGGAGACAGCCATCTACTCCTTGCCTGTCACCCACATTTCCAGAAAGCCTGGATCACTCACTAGCTGGGAGAGCGAATAGTGACCCACCTAGCACTGGCCACCAAGTAAGCCTTCCCATCTACATCCCTGCATTCTCCAATGGCACCAACAGCTATTCATCTTCCAATGGTGGCTCCACGTCCAGCTCGCCCCCTGAGTCGAGACAGAAGCTTGACTGCGTGATGTGCTTCGAGAACCAAGTTGTTGCAGCCCTGGTCCCCTGTGGTCACAATCTCTTCTGCCTGGAGTGTGCCAACAAAATCTGTGAAAAGGAAGTCCCATCGTGTCCTGTTTGCCAGACAGCTGTTACTCAAGCAATTCAAATTCACTCTTAAATAGAGATATTATAGGGATATTATTATATGTGGACTTTTAAAGACTTAAAGGCATGGATGTAATGGTACCCTCTAGTAAACTTTCTAATGAATTCTGATTATTGGACTTCCTTGGGATTAGGCTGAAgttattaataaatttttacTTTCTCAAAAGGCTGCTATGGTAACACTAAACTTAAGTGATCTCTGTCTGGTTCAGTTTAAGCAGATGGCATGTTTAGCAGAGATACATCTGGTATAATGTTATGGCACAGTAAGGGCAAGTTTTCATAAATTAcacaactaaaaaaaaccctcaaattttCCAGGCTTTTCTAAAGGATCTCTGATAATTGTTTGGCTTCTGTGAGTTGGCAGCAATGAACCTTGTTGCCTAAATGCAAAAGTACTTGTCTGCTATGGAGGGTGTGTGGT comes from Vidua chalybeata isolate OUT-0048 chromosome W unlocalized genomic scaffold, bVidCha1 merged haplotype SUPER_W_unloc_4, whole genome shotgun sequence and encodes:
- the MEX3C gene encoding RNA-binding E3 ubiquitin-protein ligase MEX3C isoform X2; amino-acid sequence: MMAAMLSHAYGDGLSGGGSVGLSGEQTALLCGKRVNTTECVPVPSSDHVAEIVGRQGCKIKALRAKTNTYIKTPVRGEEPVFVVTGRKEDVAMAKMEILSAAEHFSMIRASRNKSGPALGGLPCTPNLPGQMTVQVRVPYRVVGLVVGPKGATIKRIQQQTHTYIVTPSRDKEPVFEVTGMPENVNCAREEIEMHIAMRTGNYIKLNKENDFHYNSTDVSFEGGTLRSAWLASNPVPLSCTRMISNYRNDSSSSLGSSSTDSCFGSNRLADFSPTSPFSTSNFWFGETLPSVGTEDLAVDSPVYDSLSMPSQTIWTPFEPVNPLPGFGSDPAINTKPQCRGRQPSTPCLSPTFPESLDHSLAGRANSDPPSTGHQVSLPIYIPAFSNGTNSYSSSNGGSTSSSPPESRQKLDCVMCFENQVVAALVPCGHNLFCLECANKICEKEVPSCPVCQTAVTQAIQIHS
- the MEX3C gene encoding RNA-binding E3 ubiquitin-protein ligase MEX3C isoform X1, which gives rise to MRELPRGHILLHSCKIKALRAKTNTYIKTPVRGEEPVFVVTGRKEDVAMAKMEILSAAEHFSMIRASRNKSGPALGGLPCTPNLPGQMTVQVRVPYRVVGLVVGPKGATIKRIQQQTHTYIVTPSRDKEPVFEVTGMPENVNCAREEIEMHIAMRTGNYIKLNKENDFHYNSTDVSFEGGTLRSAWLASNPVPLSCTRMISNYRNDSSSSLGSSSTDSCFGSNRLADFSPTSPFSTSNFWFGETLPSVGTEDLAVDSPVYDSLSMPSQTIWTPFEPVNPLPGFGSDPAINTKPQCRGRQPSTPCLSPTFPESLDHSLAGRANSDPPSTGHQVSLPIYIPAFSNGTNSYSSSNGGSTSSSPPESRQKLDCVMCFENQVVAALVPCGHNLFCLECANKICEKEVPSCPVCQTAVTQAIQIHS